A single genomic interval of Drosophila virilis strain 15010-1051.87 chromosome 2, Dvir_AGI_RSII-ME, whole genome shotgun sequence harbors:
- the LOC138910986 gene encoding histone H3 encodes MARTKQTARKSTGGKAPRKQLATKAARKSAPATGGVKKPHRYRPGTVALREIRRYQKSTELLIRKLPFQRLVREIAQDFKTDLRFQSSAVMALQEASEAYLVGLFEDTNLCAIHAKRVTIMPKDIQLARRIRGERA; translated from the coding sequence CGTAAATCAACTGGAGGAAAGGCCCCTCGGAAACAGTTAGCTACTAAGGCAGCACGTAAAAGTGCTCCAGCAACTGGTGGTGTGAAGAAACCTCATCGCTATAGGCCAGGCACTGTTGCCCTGCGTGAAATTCGTCGCTACCAGAAGAGCACAGAACTGCTTATTCGCAAGTTGCCGTTCCAGCGTTTAGTACGCGAAATTGCTCAAGACTTCAAGACCGACTTACGTTTCCAGAGCTCGGCTGTGATGGCCTTGCAGGAAGCTAGCGAAGCCTATCTAGTTGGCCTATTCGAAGATACAAATTTGTGTGCTATCCACGCTAAGCGTGTCACCATCATGCCCAAGGACATTCAACTGGCCAGACGTATTCGTGGGGAGCGCGCTTAA